A genome region from Streptomyces sp. NBC_00239 includes the following:
- a CDS encoding FAD-dependent monooxygenase → MDADVIIVGAGPTGLMLAGELRLGGAHVVVVEKLAQPTGQSRGLGFTARALETFDQRGLVPRFGDVETSPMGHFGGVVFDYTVLEDAHFGARGIPQSRTEAVLSEWAAELGADIRRGVEFLALDQDEDGVTVTVAGPDGEERLRAAYLVGTDGGHSKVRKAGGFDFPGTDATRGMYLADVTGCNIPPRFLGERVPAGMVMAAPLAEGVDRIIVCEHGAPPADRSETPEFAEVAAAWQRLTGEDISGGGADWVSSFSDATRQATEYRRGRVLLAGDAAHIHLPAAGQGLSTGVQDAANLGWKLAAVVQGWAPEGLLDTYHGERHPAGQRLLTNTLAQGTVFLGGEESEPMRALFTELLALDPVKRHLAGVVSHLDVRYDAPAGTPAGTPADAHPLTGRRLPPRTLATAAGEVRTPELLHAAQGVLIDLADDPALRECAAAWKDRVITVTGTPATGADVFAGATAVLVRPDGYVAWAGTDPSAAKEALTTWFGTSA, encoded by the coding sequence TTCACCGCCCGCGCCCTGGAGACCTTCGACCAGCGCGGCCTCGTCCCGCGCTTCGGCGACGTGGAGACCAGCCCGATGGGCCACTTCGGCGGCGTGGTCTTCGACTACACCGTGCTGGAGGACGCCCACTTCGGGGCCCGCGGCATCCCGCAGTCCCGCACCGAGGCCGTGCTGTCCGAATGGGCCGCCGAACTCGGCGCCGACATCCGGCGCGGCGTGGAGTTCCTCGCCCTCGACCAGGACGAGGACGGCGTCACCGTCACCGTCGCCGGCCCCGACGGCGAGGAGCGGCTGCGCGCCGCCTATCTGGTGGGCACCGACGGCGGCCACAGCAAGGTCCGCAAGGCCGGCGGCTTCGACTTCCCCGGCACCGACGCCACCCGCGGCATGTACCTCGCCGACGTCACCGGCTGCAACATCCCGCCGCGCTTCCTCGGCGAACGCGTCCCCGCCGGCATGGTGATGGCCGCGCCGCTCGCCGAGGGCGTGGACCGCATCATCGTGTGCGAGCACGGCGCGCCGCCCGCCGACCGCAGCGAGACCCCCGAGTTCGCCGAGGTCGCCGCCGCCTGGCAGCGCCTCACCGGCGAGGACATCTCCGGCGGCGGCGCCGACTGGGTCAGCTCCTTCAGCGACGCCACCCGGCAGGCCACCGAGTACCGGCGCGGCCGCGTCCTGCTCGCCGGCGACGCCGCCCACATCCACCTCCCGGCCGCCGGCCAGGGCCTGAGCACCGGCGTCCAGGACGCCGCCAACCTCGGCTGGAAGCTCGCCGCCGTCGTCCAGGGCTGGGCCCCCGAAGGCCTCCTCGACACCTACCACGGCGAGCGGCACCCGGCCGGGCAGCGCCTGCTCACCAACACCCTCGCCCAGGGCACCGTCTTCCTCGGCGGCGAGGAGTCCGAGCCGATGCGCGCCCTGTTCACCGAACTCCTCGCGCTGGACCCGGTCAAGCGCCACCTCGCCGGCGTGGTCAGCCACCTCGACGTCCGCTACGACGCGCCCGCCGGCACGCCCGCCGGCACGCCCGCCGACGCGCACCCGCTGACCGGCCGCCGGCTCCCGCCGCGCACCCTGGCCACCGCCGCCGGCGAGGTCCGCACCCCCGAACTGCTGCACGCGGCCCAGGGCGTGCTCATCGACCTCGCCGACGACCCGGCGCTGCGCGAGTGCGCCGCCGCCTGGAAGGACCGCGTGATCACCGTCACCGGCACCCCCGCCACCGGCGCCGACGTCTTCGCCGGCGCCACCGCCGTCCTGGTCCGCCCCGACGGCTACGTCGCCTGGGCCGGCACCGACCCGTCCGCCGCGAAGGAGGCCCTCACCACCTGGTTCGGCACCTCCGCCTGA